Proteins from one Procambarus clarkii isolate CNS0578487 chromosome 72, FALCON_Pclarkii_2.0, whole genome shotgun sequence genomic window:
- the LOC123773610 gene encoding uncharacterized protein, with protein MATARLEVWRAARLGVWRAARLMLVLLFMVLSPYLLPRVLFYTQPPKPQFASLSPSSLSPSPPLTLPSSSLTSLRPQTSSSNSSSPSPHKTTRHHPAYDRLCYKYHTNLHAENICCRTANFSGSVSMIHQCITKANAHPLKVLRGNTTSTGGVEVAGYYAAEGSDNTTVGGGNITEGGGNIIEGGGNATESGGRGPARSEHWAVFGDSHMRYLLASLLTRFRSPTLQYRFEEKDKWLSAAVLEAELHKKIRTKNIEVRDLGINFHLTYYWDPFLKILPEKLTEWEQQPHRSPTLVILAAALHWMLETQSVYQTFGPEAAVTLYRMHIRSFKDQLTRLAANTTIVFKLLDDIMETSIPYSEKAINTQSNYPLYNNAAMEALSGTGVIIWDSTVPLSRAYNVRCMTPPLLHTPPWHHWNCLDKAHVGYILVDQYADMIINDYCNKFLNLGPEFCV; from the exons ATGGCGACGGCGAGGCTGGAGGTGTGGCGGGCGGCGAGGCTGGGGGTGTGGCGGGCGGCGaggctgatgctggtgctgctcttcATGGTCCTCAGCCCATACCTGCTGCCTCGAGTACTCTTCTACACACAACCCCCGAAACCACAATTTGCATCATTATCACCTTCATCACTaagcccatcaccaccactaacattaccatcatcatcactaacaTCACTTCGACCACAAACATCGTCATCAAACTCATCATCACCGTCGCCACACAAGACCACGAGACACCACCCAGCCTATGACAGACTCTGCTACAAGTACCACACAAACCTTCATGCTGAGAACATATGCTGCAGAACAGCCAACTTCAGTGGTTCTGTCAGCATGATCCACCAGTGTATTACCAAGGCCAACGCCCACCCGCTGAAGGTCCTCAG AGGAAATACCACTAGCACTGGAGGTGTTGAAGTTGCTGGATATTATGCTGCTGAAGGTAGTGATAATACTACTGTAGGTGGTGGTAACATTACTGAAGGTGGTGGTAATATTATTGAAGGTGGTGGTAACGCTACTGAGAGTGGTGGCAGAGGGCCTGCCAGGAGCGAGCACTGGGCTGTGTTTGGCGACTCTCACATGCGCTACCTTCTGGCCTCTCTCCTCACACGCTTCAGAAGCCCCACCCTCCAGTACCGATTTGAAGAAAAG GACAAGTGGCTTAGTGCAGCTGTTCTAGAGGCAGAACttcataagaaaataagaacaaag AATATTGAAGTACGTGACCTGGGAATTAACTTCCACCTAACCTACTACTGGGATCCATTTCTGAAAATCCTGCCGGAGAAACTGACGGAGTGGGAACAGCAACCTCACCGCTCTCCTACACTCGTCATATTAG CTGCGGCGCTGCACTGGATGCTGGAGACGCAAAGTGTGTACCAGACCTTtggacccgaggcagccgtcaccTTGTACAGGATGCACATCAGAAGCTTTAAGGACCAGCTCACTCGCCTCGCAGCCAACACCACCATCGTCTTTAAGCTCCTCGACGACATAATG GAAACCAGCATACCTTACTCAGAGAAAGCCATCAACACCCAGAGTAACTACCCGCTGTACAACAACGCGGCCATGGAGGCGCTGTCTGGGACGGGTGTAATTATCTGGGACAGCACTGTGCCACTCTCCCGGGCCTACAACGTCCGCTGTATGACACCACCCCTCCTGCACACTCCACCCTGGCACCACTGGAACTGCCTGGACAAGGCCCATGTAGGGTACATCCTCGTGGACCAGTATGCTGATATGATCATCAATGATTACTGTAACAAATTCCTAAATTTGGGCCCAGAATTTTGTGTCTAG